In a genomic window of Mycolicibacterium neoaurum VKM Ac-1815D:
- a CDS encoding Fur family transcriptional regulator gives MADAGECATILRAAGLRVTRPRLVVMDAVQENPHADTDTIFVAARRVLSDVSRQTVYDALGALTTVGMVRRIQPAGATARYESRVGDNHHHLVCRSCGTIADVDCAVGEAACLSASDDLGFEIDEAEVIYWGLCPECVRKRSS, from the coding sequence ATGGCTGACGCTGGAGAATGCGCGACAATTCTGCGAGCGGCCGGACTTCGCGTCACGCGGCCCCGGCTGGTGGTCATGGACGCTGTCCAGGAGAATCCGCACGCGGATACGGATACGATTTTCGTTGCTGCCCGTCGGGTTCTTTCCGATGTCTCCCGGCAGACCGTCTATGACGCCCTCGGTGCGCTGACCACCGTGGGGATGGTGCGCCGAATCCAACCTGCGGGCGCCACCGCCCGTTATGAGTCGCGGGTCGGCGACAACCATCATCATCTGGTCTGCCGGTCCTGCGGGACCATCGCCGACGTCGACTGTGCGGTCGGCGAGGCGGCATGCCTCTCGGCCTCCGATGATCTCGGGTTCGAGATCGACGAGGCCGAAGTCATCTACTGGGGTCTGTGCCCCGAGTGTGTACGAAAGCGATCTTCCTGA
- a CDS encoding manganese catalase family protein: MFTHNKDLQFEVRVSEPDPRFASLLMEQFGGANGELTAALQYFTQAFVLREKNPKMYDLFMDIATEELSHLEIVGTTITMLLDGLNDNLKVAHERCDWMPAVASKTGKEQAIHQVAVNPMFLVLSGGGPGVKDSAGNNWTGAFVDANGDPTVDLRNNLAAESRAKVVYEYLKQFTDDPGVQDTLTFLMTREIAHYQQFTAALNELPVNFPPGQLPGDPRFQNVAFNMSNGDGSVRGPWNEGQGPWPEGIEWDYVEDPERQWLGTSLRANTGAERNPDGQPAVEGDKPFTHEQHAATS, encoded by the coding sequence ATGTTCACTCACAACAAAGATCTGCAGTTCGAAGTCAGGGTCAGCGAGCCCGATCCGCGATTCGCGTCGTTGCTGATGGAGCAGTTCGGCGGCGCCAACGGTGAACTCACCGCAGCATTGCAGTACTTCACCCAGGCGTTCGTCCTGCGCGAGAAGAACCCGAAGATGTACGACCTGTTCATGGATATCGCGACCGAGGAACTCAGTCACCTCGAGATAGTCGGTACCACGATCACCATGTTGCTCGACGGCCTCAACGACAATCTGAAGGTCGCCCACGAGCGCTGCGATTGGATGCCGGCAGTGGCCAGCAAGACCGGCAAGGAGCAGGCCATCCACCAGGTCGCCGTGAATCCGATGTTCCTCGTCCTCAGCGGTGGCGGTCCCGGTGTGAAGGACTCCGCGGGTAACAACTGGACCGGGGCGTTCGTCGACGCCAACGGTGATCCCACGGTGGACCTACGCAACAACCTCGCCGCCGAGTCCAGGGCCAAGGTCGTCTACGAGTACCTCAAGCAGTTCACCGATGATCCCGGCGTCCAAGACACCTTGACGTTCTTGATGACTCGGGAGATCGCGCACTACCAGCAGTTCACCGCTGCGCTCAACGAGCTGCCGGTGAACTTCCCGCCCGGACAATTGCCGGGCGATCCACGGTTCCAGAACGTCGCCTTCAACATGAGCAACGGTGACGGATCCGTGCGCGGACCGTGGAACGAAGGTCAGGGCCCGTGGCCCGAGGGAATCGAGTGGGATTACGTCGAGGACCCCGAGCGGCAGTGGCTGGGGACATCGTTGCGCGCCAATACCGGGGCCGAGCGCAATCCCGATGGTCAACCCGCGGTCGAGGGTGACAAGCCGTTCACCCACGAGCAACACGCGGCGACGAGCTGA
- a CDS encoding phosphotransferase family protein — translation MESWHAGRLSTRQAEQVESWLSEPRVIADMSWDQHSTVVLDVQASHARLVIKAAGPTDHHIVREIAAYRTVADALSRTGHAPRLRYQDDNAKLLVIDHLPGELAQGSAAEFAAATHHAAGQLLRTLHDVGHRADPDWETAEVAKSLAWLDKPHRIAPRTESALRQILRDHRCRPVTVVPTHGDWQPRNWLVDSGTVRVIDFGRFAWRPAATDFCRLAAQQWRADSALESAFITGYGADPREPDRWPILALQQAIGTAVWAYQVGDSDFERQGHRMIDDSLSAF, via the coding sequence GTGGAGTCTTGGCACGCCGGTAGGCTCAGTACCCGACAGGCCGAACAGGTCGAAAGCTGGTTGTCCGAACCGCGCGTGATCGCCGATATGAGTTGGGACCAGCACAGCACCGTTGTACTCGACGTCCAAGCCTCTCATGCCCGGTTGGTGATCAAGGCCGCCGGACCCACCGACCATCACATCGTCCGGGAGATCGCGGCCTACCGAACCGTCGCCGATGCCCTGAGCCGAACCGGCCATGCTCCACGGCTGCGCTACCAGGACGACAACGCGAAATTGCTTGTCATCGATCACCTACCGGGCGAGCTCGCGCAGGGATCGGCAGCCGAGTTCGCTGCCGCGACGCACCATGCCGCAGGACAGCTCCTGCGCACCCTCCACGATGTGGGACACCGCGCCGACCCGGACTGGGAGACCGCCGAGGTCGCCAAATCGCTTGCCTGGCTGGACAAACCGCACCGCATAGCGCCCCGCACCGAATCGGCCCTACGGCAAATCCTGCGAGATCACCGCTGCCGACCGGTGACGGTGGTGCCCACGCACGGTGATTGGCAACCCAGAAACTGGTTGGTCGACTCCGGCACCGTCCGCGTCATCGACTTCGGTCGATTCGCCTGGCGACCGGCCGCCACCGACTTCTGCCGACTGGCCGCCCAACAGTGGCGCGCCGATTCCGCCCTGGAGTCCGCCTTCATCACCGGTTACGGGGCCGACCCCCGTGAGCCCGACCGCTGGCCCATACTGGCGTTGCAGCAAGCGATCGGGACTGCCGTTTGGGCCTACCAGGTCGGGGACAGCGATTTCGAGCGGCAAGGGCACCGCATGATCGACGACTCGCTGTCCGCGTTCTGA
- a CDS encoding type II toxin-antitoxin system Rv0910 family toxin produces MAKVDVSVSSDLTPQQAWKLASDLQRFDEWLTIFGGWRSPPPAVIDVGTQVSSLIKVKGFRNTIHWQVTDYDEPRLIGMRGSGRGGVHITLTMEVSDNDPGSILHLQAELSGGLLSGPIGTLVAKMLTSDVRKSVQNLGALR; encoded by the coding sequence ATGGCGAAAGTAGATGTGTCGGTCTCGTCGGATCTGACACCACAGCAGGCCTGGAAACTAGCGTCTGACCTGCAGCGCTTCGACGAATGGCTGACCATTTTCGGTGGCTGGCGCAGTCCTCCACCCGCGGTGATCGACGTCGGAACACAGGTCTCGTCGCTGATCAAGGTGAAGGGATTTCGCAACACGATCCACTGGCAGGTCACCGACTACGACGAGCCGCGGCTGATCGGTATGCGCGGGTCCGGTCGCGGCGGGGTGCACATCACCCTCACCATGGAGGTCTCCGATAACGACCCCGGATCCATTCTTCACCTGCAGGCCGAGCTATCCGGCGGCCTGCTCAGTGGGCCCATCGGGACGCTGGTCGCCAAGATGTTGACGTCCGATGTGCGCAAGTCGGTCCAGAATCTGGGTGCGTTGCGCTAG
- a CDS encoding FKBP-type peptidyl-prolyl cis-trans isomerase yields MNFTRLPSVVTMAACAAAAAAAMTLAACGSDTDAPAANSSTASDVFSPPSAPAVQPTATSEGCPTTPAPAGGTPEWTLSGTTGNVAVIGSTDTAAPSVTVDGPFSVTETQVQTLKPGDGPVVAENATVLVCYMGVNGRDGSVFDSSYKTGAPVDFPLDGVVTGFQKAIAGQKVGSTVAVAMTPEDGYPEGQPAAGIQKGDTLVFAIKILDAMS; encoded by the coding sequence GTGAACTTCACCCGTCTGCCCTCCGTTGTCACCATGGCGGCCTGCGCCGCTGCCGCTGCCGCTGCCATGACCCTGGCCGCCTGCGGTTCCGATACCGACGCGCCGGCGGCGAATTCGTCGACGGCCTCGGATGTGTTCAGCCCGCCGAGCGCTCCCGCAGTCCAGCCCACAGCAACATCCGAGGGCTGCCCGACCACGCCGGCGCCTGCCGGCGGTACCCCCGAGTGGACCCTGTCGGGCACCACAGGCAACGTGGCGGTCATCGGGTCGACCGATACTGCAGCGCCGTCGGTGACCGTCGACGGACCGTTCAGCGTGACCGAAACGCAGGTACAGACGCTCAAGCCCGGCGACGGTCCGGTTGTCGCTGAGAACGCCACGGTGCTGGTTTGCTACATGGGTGTCAACGGCCGCGACGGATCGGTCTTCGACAGCAGCTACAAGACGGGCGCTCCGGTGGACTTCCCGCTCGACGGCGTCGTCACCGGATTCCAGAAGGCCATCGCCGGCCAGAAGGTCGGATCGACGGTCGCGGTGGCGATGACTCCGGAGGATGGCTACCCCGAGGGCCAACCGGCAGCCGGCATTCAGAAGGGCGACACCCTGGTGTTCGCGATCAAGATCCTGGACGCGATGAGCTGA
- a CDS encoding Crp/Fnr family transcriptional regulator, with the protein MNAVLARTAIFADVDAEAMETLSEELEWMSFPRNHTIFVEGEPGDRLYVLVEGKVKVGRRTADGRESLIAVMGPGDTFGELALFDPGPRTATVATLTEVRVAAVPRQALGAWIAERPQIAEQLLRVLARRLRRTNDDLCDMIFTDVPGRVAKQLLDLTKRFGRPDGDGLRVDHELTQLELAQLVGSSRETINKALSEFANRGWIRQQGKTIYVMEPAKLARRAR; encoded by the coding sequence ATGAACGCGGTTCTGGCCCGCACCGCGATCTTCGCCGATGTCGATGCCGAGGCGATGGAAACCCTGAGCGAAGAGCTGGAGTGGATGAGCTTTCCGCGCAACCACACCATCTTCGTCGAGGGTGAGCCCGGAGACCGGTTGTATGTGCTCGTCGAGGGCAAAGTGAAGGTCGGCAGGCGTACCGCCGACGGCCGGGAGAGTCTGATCGCGGTGATGGGTCCCGGAGACACGTTCGGCGAGTTGGCACTGTTCGACCCTGGGCCGCGGACCGCCACCGTGGCCACCTTGACCGAGGTGCGGGTGGCTGCGGTGCCGCGGCAGGCGCTCGGCGCCTGGATCGCGGAACGTCCGCAGATCGCCGAGCAGCTGCTGCGGGTGCTCGCCCGCCGGCTGCGGCGCACGAACGACGATCTGTGCGACATGATCTTCACCGACGTGCCGGGCCGGGTGGCCAAACAACTGCTTGATCTGACGAAGCGGTTCGGTCGCCCCGACGGGGACGGACTACGCGTCGATCACGAACTCACCCAACTGGAGCTGGCGCAGCTGGTCGGGTCGTCGCGCGAGACCATCAACAAGGCGCTGTCGGAATTTGCCAACCGTGGGTGGATCCGCCAGCAGGGCAAGACGATCTATGTCATGGAGCCTGCCAAGCTGGCTCGACGCGCCCGCTGA
- a CDS encoding cutinase family protein: MIIFMFQCTRASAIGRRLIPVTASTLGVLAAVALAPGAAPHAAAAPACADVEVVFARGTDEAPGAGSVGTAFVDALRAQVTGKTVDSYAVNYPASNNWPTVVLGVNDAADHIRTVAADCPDTSIVLGGYSQGAAVAQLVTADPPAIPPNSFAHGTTTELSADIAERVDAVLLFGKPNDRMLFLIGQPNVPIGTNFVSKTLDLCAINDAVCSDGLDPVAHQTYIVNGMVTEAATYAAARI; the protein is encoded by the coding sequence ATGATCATATTCATGTTCCAGTGCACCCGCGCCAGCGCAATCGGGCGCCGCTTGATTCCGGTCACCGCATCGACCCTCGGCGTACTGGCCGCCGTTGCGCTGGCTCCCGGTGCGGCACCGCACGCGGCGGCGGCACCGGCCTGCGCCGATGTCGAGGTGGTCTTTGCCCGCGGCACCGACGAAGCGCCCGGTGCAGGCAGTGTCGGCACTGCCTTCGTCGATGCGCTGCGGGCACAGGTGACCGGGAAGACGGTGGACAGCTACGCGGTGAACTATCCGGCCAGCAACAACTGGCCCACCGTTGTCCTGGGCGTCAACGACGCGGCAGACCACATCCGGACGGTCGCTGCCGACTGCCCGGACACCAGCATTGTGCTCGGTGGTTACTCGCAGGGCGCGGCCGTCGCGCAATTGGTCACCGCCGACCCACCGGCCATCCCACCCAATTCGTTCGCACACGGAACCACCACGGAACTCAGCGCCGATATCGCCGAGCGCGTCGACGCGGTGCTGCTTTTCGGCAAGCCCAACGACCGGATGCTCTTCCTCATCGGCCAACCCAACGTACCGATCGGCACCAACTTCGTGTCGAAAACCCTTGACCTGTGCGCGATCAACGATGCGGTCTGTTCCGACGGCCTCGATCCGGTGGCCCACCAGACCTACATCGTCAACGGCATGGTGACCGAAGCCGCAACGTACGCCGCAGCACGCATCTGA